A stretch of the Arachis stenosperma cultivar V10309 chromosome 6, arast.V10309.gnm1.PFL2, whole genome shotgun sequence genome encodes the following:
- the LOC130935722 gene encoding uncharacterized protein LOC130935722, which produces MMTWFYSASAAATLLVFFSPSLVDLDHHKPPQLPGVSIERPVLEVTPAPLSGHSATYGVDVQNTLRCARVAIYGISRLNLLSYASSFHISVAPSAAIPERLHSQVQVCLHRDNSLGWCECQKDEWKSVQKGIWSADMSPYDKRYADVRINGQTSVSVTIALEEDIQNLCLISLVLGLALLLAPIISSRVPCCHSSSMAIVIFPVIIILLFQVAIVVILSIILAGAALGDRIVRKFVFPKQDGTKHAGVAKFVILKWGMRIIGSAFIFQSTTDPPLANGALVSFAAVYLIIKCIHTWHEGSVNGNPPQQWNRGTDGSDSFMEGHVYISTFYNNRKRLTENERVESTRKFTDQALAELIASPAFSAWFIANADRIRVDPHEPAKNVNKLRALKELSSMAMAYWRRVINLSMSKTNTLIGIITDRAIWSGG; this is translated from the exons ATGATGACGTGGTTCTACTCCGCCTCTGCGGCCGCCACTCTCCTCGTCTTCTTCAGCCCCTCACTTGTCGATCTGGATCATCACAAACCCCCTCAACTCCCAG GAGTTAGCATTGAAAGGCCGGTGTTAGAGGTCACCCCTGCCCCCCTTTCCGGTCATTCAGCTACTTATGGTGTTGATGTACAAAACACTTTACGATGTGCCCGTGTTGCCATTTATGGCATCTCAAGATTGAATCTTCTGAGCTATGCTAGTTCATTCCACATTTCTGTGGCTCCCTCAGCCGCAATCCCAGAGAGGCTACATAGCCAAGTTCAGGTTTGTCTGCATAG GGACAATTCACTTGGATGGTGTGAGTGCCAAAAGGATGAATGGAAGAGCGTGCAGAAGGGCATATGGAGTGCCGATATGTCACCATATGACAAGAGGTACGCTGATGTGAGGATTAATGGTCAAACATCAGTGTCTGTTACAATTGCTCTTGAAGAAG ATATTCAGAATTTGTGCCTTATTAGTCTTGTACTTGGATTGGCACTGCTGTTGGCTCCAATTATTAGCAGTCGGGTTCCATGTTGCCATAGCAGTTCAATGGCTATAGTGATCTTTCCTGTCATTATAATTCTACTATTTCAG GTTGCTATTGTTGTAATACTGAGCATCATCTTGGCTGGAGCTGCTTTAGGTGATAGAATTGTTAGGAAATTTGTTTTCCCGAAACAAGATGGTACTAAGCATGCTGGGGTCGCTAAGTTTGTGATACTGAAATGGGGAATGCGCATCATAGGATCCGCCTTCATTTTTCAG AGCACGACTGATCCGCCTTTGGCAAATGGAGCCTTGGTCTCGTTTGCAGCTGTTTATCTTATTATAAAGTGTATTCACACATG GCATGAAGGTTCAGTGAATGGTAATCCCCCTCAGCAGTGGAATAGAGGAACAGATGGTAGTGACAGCTTCATGGAAG GGCACGTTTATATCTCAACCTTTTACAACAACAGAAAGAGGTTAACAGAGAATGAGCGGGTTGAGTCAACCCGAAAATTCACTGATCAAGCTTTAGCAGAGTTGATAGCATCTCCAGCTTTCAGTGCCTGGTTTATTGCGAATGCGGACCGGATACGAGTTGATCCACATGAACCAGCCAAGAATGTCAACAAGTTAAGAGCATTAAAGGAGCTTTCTTCTATGGCCATGGCCTATTGGAGGAGAGTCATAAATCTAAGTATGAGCAAAACAAATACTTTGATTGGAATAATTACAGATCGTGCGATTTGGTCTGGAGGGTAA
- the LOC130934437 gene encoding uncharacterized protein LOC130934437, with protein MASTSRRSTSGTYGSGNITGNRFCECGLRAPLQVSNSVANPGRKYYACPTRRCGWFRWAGPSIQHSDVGDDRSSQLNSNFKTSERVEKLHTDVVYLKFLAFLQLLVSVVCVVLIIVLLCKL; from the coding sequence ATGGCTTCCACAAGTAGAAGATCTACAAGTGGTACATACGGCAGCGGCAACATAACGGGAAACCGTTTTTGTGAGTGTGGTTTAAGAGCACCGTTACAAGTTTCGAATAGCGTGGCCAACCCGGGTAGAAAGTATTACGCGTGTCCTACAAGGCGATGTGGATGGTTTAGATGGGCAGGTCCAAGTATCCAACATTCTGACGTTGGAGATGATCGATCTTCTCAACTGAACTCTAATTTTAAGACGAGCGAACGAGTGGAAAAACTTCATACTGATGTTGTGTATCTGAAATTTTTAGcattccttcaacttcttgtttCTGTAGTTTGTGTTGTCTTGATCATTGTATTGTTGTGTAAGTTATAG
- the LOC130934438 gene encoding uncharacterized protein LOC130934438 yields the protein MRQEGVPGQPARFGARDGEGSAGLTELQVGQQFQDKEEALLSVKTYNICRRVQYKVVESDYRQYVGKCSEFGNGCTWLIRLSLRQRKGLWEVKRYNGPHTCLATFISSDHRSLDYHVISAFIMPMVRADASVSIKVLLNAIAAYFGFRPMYRRVWLAKQKAVALIYGDWDESYNELPRWVLGVQLTMHGTVAVLRTSPVRVGAQLDESQAYFHRLFWTFSPCIEAFRHCKPLVSIDGTHLYGKYGRTLLVAIAQDGNSNILPVAFALVEGGNAESWSFFLSHLHEHVTPQPDLLVISDRHNGIKAALEAPDGGWLPLSAYRAFCIRHIAANFALTFKGKDARRLLVNAAYAKTEVEFHYWFDILRSEDPTMCDWANRIEYSLWTQHCDEGRRFGHMTTNISECVNSILKGVKNLPVCSLVKAIYGRLAELFVRKGREAEAQQKTEQQFSQHLMKCIEANLKTARCFTVTLLP from the coding sequence ATGAGGCAGGAGGGAGTTCCTGGGCAGCCGGCTAGATTTGGCGCTAGAGATGGTGAAGGGTCTGCAGGTCTGACAGAGCTTCAGGTTGGTCAGCAATTTCAGGATAAAGAAGAGGCCCTGTTAAGTGTGAAGACTTACAACATCTGTCGACGGGTACAGTACAAGGTCGTGGAGTCTGACTATCGCCAGTATGTGGGCAAGTGTTCTGAGTTCGGGAATGGGTGCACATGGTTGATTCGCCTGAGTCTCCGACAGCGCAAGGGCCTTTGGGAGGTCAAACGGTACAACGGACCGCATACGTGTCTCGCCACCTTTATCTCCAGCGACCACAGGAGTTTGGATTACCATGTGATATCGGCATTCATTATGCCAATGGTTAGGGCTGATGCATCCGTCAGCATCAAGGTGCTCCTAAATGCCATCGCCGCATACTTTGGGTTTAGGCCAATGTACAGGAGGGTCTGGTTGGCCAAGCAGAAGGCTGTTGCCCTCATCTATGGTGACTGGGATGAGTCGTACAACGAGCTCCCAAGGTGGGTGTTAGGAGTCCAGTTGACGATGCATGGTACTGTTGCAGTCCTTAGGACGAGTCCTGTTCGTGTTGGTGCACAGCTGGACGAGTCTCAAGCTTATTTTCACAGACTATTCTGGACGTTTTCACCGTGTATCGAGGCATTCCGTCATTGCAAGCCCCTAGTTAGTATTGACGGCACCCATCTCTATGGCAAGTATGGGAGAACGTTGCTTGTCGCAATTGCACAGGACGGGAACTCCAACATACTCCCTGTGGCATTCGCATTAGTCGAGGGTGGGAATGCTGAGTCGTGGTCCTTCTTTCTCTCCCACctacatgagcatgtaacacCGCAGCCGGATCTGCTGGTTATATCGGACAGGCATAACGGCATCAAGGCCGCGCTTGAGGCTCCTGACGGAGGATGGTTACCTCTGTCTGCATACCGGGCATTCTGCATTCGACATATAGCGGCAAATTTCGCCCTAACCTTCAAGGGCAAAGACGCAAGGAGGCTACTTGTGAATGCGGCGTACGCTAAGACCGAGGTCGAGTTCCATTACTGGTTTGATATTCTGAGGTCTGAAGACCCAACGATGTGTGACTGGGCGAACCGAATTGAGTATTCATTGTGGACACAGCATTGTGACGAGGGGCGTAGATTCGGACACATGACGACGAATATCTCTGAGTGTGTGAACTCAATCCTCAAGGGTGTCAAAAACCTTCCTGTGTGCTCGCTAGTGAAGGCAATATACGGAAGGTTGGCCGAATTATTTGTTCGCAAAGGGAGAGAGGCTGAGGCGCAGCAGAAAACCGAACAACAATTTAGTCAGCACTTGATGAAGTGTATAGAGGCCAACTTGAAGACGGCTAGGTGCTTCACGGTGACTTTGCTCCCTTga